In Corylus avellana chromosome ca2, CavTom2PMs-1.0, the following proteins share a genomic window:
- the LOC132172331 gene encoding sphingosine kinase 1: MDRPENTPHIFSEQVLVSGNITPLTLTSDGRLRWTEGWQRCLTVKKDVLGFATEGPKIRIRAVVQGGGKICMFESSGRPVRKDYVFEPLSEDSLRLWCEKLREYIDSLGRPKRLFVFVNPFGGKKYASKIFVDHVKALLEDADIQITLQETQYQLHAKEVANSLDLSKYDGIVCVSGDGILVEVVNGLLEREDWDVAIKMPIGVVPAGTGNGMAKSLMDSVGDHCTAPNAVLAIIRGHKCSLDVATITQGETKIFSVLMLAWGLVADIDIESEKYRWMGSARINFYAFQRIFHLRHYNGCVSFVPAPGFEAFGESTNYQGISTGKQASCSPSEEEPVRVRHYGYQGPNIDLENLDWRTINGPFISIWLHNVPWGGEDIMAAPDAKFSDGYLDLILIKDCPPFSLLSSVMMKMNTGNHVRSPYVTYLKVKAFILEPGLQTDDPTKEGIIDLDGEVLARGRGTYKCDQKAPMAYDKLQITVDQGLVTLFSPKV; the protein is encoded by the exons ATGGACCGACCCGAGAACACGCCGCACATCTTTTCGGAGCAGGTCCTCGTCAGCGGCAACATAACGCCGTTGACGCTCACCAGCGACGGCAGGCTGAGGTGGACGGAGGGATGGCAACGGTGTTTGACGGTGAAGAAGGATGTGCTCGGGTTCGCGACAGAGGGCCCGAAGATCAGGATAAGAGCGGTCGTGCAGGGCGGAGGTAAAATCTGCATGTTTGAGAGCAGTGGACGTCCGGTGAGGAAGGACTACGTGTTCGAGCCCTTGTCCGAGGACTCGCTTAGGCTCTGGTGCGAGAAGCTCCGTGAATACATTGACTCGCTTG GACGGCCTAAACGGCTATTTGTGTTTGTGAACCCATTTGGTGGAAAAAAATATGCGTCCAAGATTTTTGTCGATCATGTGAAAGCTCTTTTGGAAGATGCTGATATCCAAATTACGTTGCAAG AAACCCAATATCAGCTTCACGCAAAAGAAGTTGCTAATTCACTTGATCTTTCCAAGTACGACGGCATTGTTTGTGTTAGTGGGGATGGAATCTTGGTTGAGGTAG TTAATGGGCTGCTCGAAAGAGAGGATTGGGATGTTGCAATAAAGATGCCTATTGGAGTAGTTCCTGCAG GTACAGGAAATGGCATGGCAAAATCCCTTATGGATTCAGTTGGTGATCATTGTACAGCACCTAATGCTGTTCTTGCCATCATCCGAG GCCACAAGTGCTCACTGGATGTAGCTACCATTACACAAGgagaaaccaaaatttttagTGTATTGATGCTCGCGTGGG gTCTGGTGGCGGATATCGATATTGAATCGGAAAAGTATAGGTGGATGGGAAGTGCTCGTATAAATTTCTAT gcTTTTCAACGAATTTTTCATTTGAGGCATTACAATGGATGCGTTTCTTTTGTGCCTGCACCTGGATTTGAAGCTTTTGGAGAGTCAACCAATTACCAGGGCATATCTACTGGCAAGCAAGCTAGCTGCAGTCCAAGTGAAGAGGAGCCTGTTAGGGTTCGACATTATGGTTATCAAGGACCTAATATTGACTTGGAGAATTTAGATTGGAGAACTATTAATGGACCATTTATCTCAATTTGGCTTCATAATGTACCTTGGGGGGGTGAAGACATCATGGCAGCCCCTGATGCCAAG TTCTCGGATGGTTATCTGGACTTGATTCTTATTAAGGATTGTCCACCGTTCTCCTTGCTATCATCAGTGATGATGAAAATGAACACTGGAAATCATGTCAGATCACCCTATGTCACTTACCTCAAG GTGAAGGCATTCATCTTGGAGCCTGGTCTCCAAACTGACGACCCAACAAAGGAAGGGATCATAGACTTAGATGGTGAGGTCCTGGCCAGAGGAAGAGGAACGTACAAGTGTGACCAGAAGGCACCGATGGCCTATGATAAACTTCAAATAACTGTGGATCAAGGTTTAGTTACCCTATTTTCTCCTAAagtatga